In Chanodichthys erythropterus isolate Z2021 chromosome 7, ASM2448905v1, whole genome shotgun sequence, a genomic segment contains:
- the ppcdc gene encoding phosphopantothenoylcysteine decarboxylase has product MQQQDSDSDHKQLELQTNSTKCHVLVGLTGSVAALKAPLLVTQLLEIPGVDVRVVTTDHATHFFDISEVPVCVYRDKDEWEIWTKRSDPVLHIELRRWADVLVIAPLDANTLGKIASGICDNLLTCVVRAWDTSRPLLFCPAMNTAMWNHPITAQQVATLKGFGYVEIPCIAKKLVCGEEGKGAMAEVSTIVETIKQYIQTRPPE; this is encoded by the exons ACTAGAACTGCAAACAAATAGTACAAAATGTCATGTTCTGGTCGGTTTGACTGGCAGTGTAGCAGCACTCAAGGCGCCTTTGTTGGTAACACAACTACTTGAGATTCCAGGG GTTGATGTACGTGTGGTCACCACAGACCATGCAACTCATTTTTTCGATATCAGCGAAGTCCCTGTTTGTGTGTACAGAGATAAGGATGAGTGGGAG ATATGGACAAAACGCTCGGACCCTGTGCTACATATTGAACTTAGACGGTGGGCAGATGTATTAGTGATTGCGCCACTGGATGCCAACACACTTGGCAAAATCGCCAGTGGAATATGTGACAACCTTTTG ACCTGTGTAGTGCGGGCCTGGGACACCAGCCGTCCTTTGCTCTTCTGTCCTGCAATGAACACAGCCATGTGGAATCACCCTATCACTGCACAGCAAGTGGCCACACTTAAAGGCTTTGGCTATGTTGAGATACCATGCATTGCCAAAAAACTTGTCTGTGGAGAAGAAG GTAAAGGTGCCATGGCAGAGGTTTCAACTATTGTTGAAACTATCAAACAGTACATCCAGACACGTCCTCCTGAATGA